Proteins from one Cryptomeria japonica chromosome 4, Sugi_1.0, whole genome shotgun sequence genomic window:
- the LOC131031406 gene encoding vacuolar iron transporter homolog 1-like, whose product MENSVTSPSIFQLETMELKRMMKESGGGITEESPISNPRNSNFPISTPSPKQSPKNSSVVVAMPSSFPKTVRKKNKDYLQRGQWLRAAVLGLNEGVVSTAWLMIGTGAGKSGTKTMLEAGLAAVAAGACSMAIGEFISVKIQHDVELANFQRENKSLKGFEHATFIISLPDPIEAASASALAFSVGALFPLISAVFATHYITRVGLLAGVSSLVLILIGAIGAYFACSSIVKGSLRVLLGGWIACVISFGLRRLFNASEQEYEV is encoded by the coding sequence ATGGAGAATAGTGTAACAAGCCCGTCTATTTTTCAGTTGGAGACAATGGAATTGAAGAGAATGATGAAGGAATCAGGAGGCGGGATTACAGAGGAATCACCAATTTCAAACCctagaaattcaaattttcccaTTTCCACGCCTTCTCCGAAACAAAGCCCTAAAAATTCCAGCGTTGTCGTTGCCATGCCTTCTTCTTTCCCAAAAACTGTCCGAAAGAAAAATAAAGATTATCTGCAAAGAGGACAATGGCTTCGCGCAGCTGTTCTGGGATTGAACGAGGGAGTTGTGAGCACAGCATGGCTGATGATCGGGACGGGCGCAGGAAAATCCGGTACAAAAACCATGTTGGAGGCGGGCCTGGCGGCTGTGGCGGCGGGGGCATGTAGCATGGCCATTGGTGAATTTATTTCTGTGAAAATACAGCACGACGTGGAACTAGCAAACTTCCAGAGAGAGAACAAGTCCCTGAAGGGATTCGAACACGCCACATTTATAATTAGCCTTCCAGATCCTATTGAGGCGGCCTCCGCATCGGCTCTTGCCTTTTCTGTGGGAGCACTTTTCCCCTTAATCTCTGCGGTTTTTGCAACTCACTATATAACTCGAGTTGGGTTGCTGGCTGGGGTTTCCAGCTTGGTTCTCATCTTGATTGGCGCCATTGGAGCTTACTTTGCTTGTTCTTCTATTGTGAAAGGGAGTTTAAGAGTGTTGTTGGGAGGATGGATTGCCTGCGTAATAAGCTTTGGCTTGCGCAGGCTTTTTAATGCTAGTGAACAAGAGTATGAAGTATGA